In the Phocoena phocoena chromosome 14, mPhoPho1.1, whole genome shotgun sequence genome, gtctgcctgccgatgcgggggacacgggttcatgcccctgtctgggaagatcccacgtgccgcggagtggctgggcccgtgagccatgaccactgagcctgcgcgtccggagcctgtgttccgcaacgggagaggccacaacagtgagaggcccacgcaccgcaaaaaaaaaaaaaaaaaaaaaaagaaatggaggtgtATCCCCATCAAAAGGAAAGGCTCTTATAATTCTGATGTCcctatgttaattttatttgtttgtgatGTCATCCTTGCCCAGTTCACTTATTAGCACTGATAATCCCCATCTTTGATTTtaccaaaaacaacaaagaattttcaaaaaatgaagTCTTATTTCAATCAGTGCATCCATAGTTCCTGGCCTCTCACTGAGAAGCTGCAAGGTGTCCTTGAATAAGATCCTGAACACGGgacaaaataatttcattagaACTGTTGCAATTTTCTGGACCATATGGTGGATCTATAGTCAAGACCCCAGCCACACAGAGGGTCCTTCGTGAATCTCCCTCTTCAGTGATGGGGATGTGGTTCTTCTCCAACCATTTCTTCaggctgttctttctcttttccagatCCTCAGGGCTGTACGCCTTACAGTCTCCAGACATGAACAAATCCATCAGCTTCTCTCTCACGCTATGGTCCCCTTCATTCAAAATTTCAACAGTCTGCACAGCATGTCCCATAATTCCGGTCACAGACATGCTGCCATCTTCAAGGAAGTTCACAAGGACAATACTTTGGAGGAAAAGTAAGTTCAGAGCACAGttgcaaaagaaaaaccaaaaggcCTATAAAACTATGGAAGAAGCAGTGAAATGAGAGTCAGCATCAACCCCCAACAGGTCACTAGAACAACAGGGAATGCTCTTCCCCGTTTTAAATTACTCCTCTCACCAccaaatgttttaatttgttcaATACGAATTCTCTGATGGTCCTAAACATCTAAGGCTTTTGTCCAGCCTAAAGCTAATCATTGTGGGATGTCATTAAAGCATTACTTAGAGTTATGAATGCTTTAAATGTGTTTTAGGAAAGAGGACAGGGTACAGATTTAACTTTTGGAGTTAAAAAGCAACTGAATAACTCTCCTTCAGAGCAGACCAAAGAAAATAACACAGCACAAAATtaatgagagagaaaacaaaagagtatgcaactagagactgtcatactaagtgaaggaagttcagaaagagaaagacaaataccgtatgatatcacttttatgtggaatctaaaatatggcacaaatgaacctatctacaacacagaaacagggaattccctggtggtccagtggttaggactcggtgctttcactgccaagcacatgggttcaatccctggctggggaactaagatccgtaAGCCacccagcgtggccaaaaaaaccccaaacaaacaggaaaacaaaaaaacacagaaacagactcatagccATAAAGAACAGatgtggttgccaaggcagagggggagagggacagggatggactgggagtttggggttggtagatgcaaactattacatttagaatggataaacaacaaggtcctaaggtatagcacagggaactatattcaatatcctgtgataaaccataatgaaaaagaatataaaaaggaatgtatatgtgtgtataactgagtcaccttgttgtacagcagagattgacacaacaatgtaaatcaactatgcttcaattttaaaaagtcaataagaGGATCATCAaagccaaaagctggttctttgaaaaggatATATAAATTTCACAAAACTCAGGCAAgagtaataaaaagagaaagaaggcacatataaataatattaggAATAAGGTAGCGAAAATTAAtagtataaaatattaagaacaaatttaggtaaataattttgaaactgaaaacagaaaacttcctagaaaatataaatttctactactgacaaaaaaaaaaaaaaaagagagagaatgtaaATAGTcctataatcttttttaaaaaacctgaaataaccagtttaaaatcttcccatggagggggaaaaaaaggcccaGACAATTTTACCAGGAAGTTCTATAAAATTTTCAAGGACCAAACATTTCTAATCCAACCAAATTCTCCTATGGACTATAAAAGGGAGACTATGCCTTAACTCATTTAATGAGGCTAATATAACCTTGAGACCAAAAGCAGAgaagaacagaattaaaaaataaaactataagctAATCTCACTCATGAATACAAATGGAAAAATCCTAACtaaaatatgatatgatatgctGTATGACATGATGTGATGCAATGTGACGTGATGTGAATTTCATTTCTGTGGTACTTTTTCCAAAAACCTATAACCCCAGTCTATGAGAAAACATcacagggaatttcctggcaggccagtggttaggactctgcactttcactgccgagggcccgcaTTCATTCCCtcgttagggaactaagatcccgcaagccatacgacgcagccaaaaaaaaaaagaagtcatcacacaaacccaaactgagacaCATTCTATAAAATACCTCACCAGGACACTTCAAAAGTGTCAGGGTCATGAAAATCAAGTGAAGACTGAAAAACTGTCACATATCAGAGAAGACTAAGGAGACAGGATGCCTAAATGTAATGTAGGACCTTGGACTGGATTCCAGAACAGAAAAAGGCCGTTAgtggaaaaactgataaaatccAAATGATTGTAGTTTAGTGAGTATAAATTTTTAATTCCGACAAATGTTTGACAGTTGTGTAAACTGTTAACATTAAGGGAAGCTGGGTATATAGgtactctctgtactttctttgcaatttttctgtaaatctaaaatcatTCCAAAATAAAGTGTGTGGATCACCACCTTTAAAGTTGCCTTGCAAAAAATAAATCTGATCCTAATCAAACCTCTAGTTATGAATAccagtttataggaaatacaaaggataaaagAACATGTTAAACTATGCCATGATAAATGCAATGAGCTAAATCCAGAGTGTGTTGAATTCTACAGACAAATGATtccatttcttcaacaaataaatgacatggaaaaccaaagagagagaaagtacagTTATAGATTAAGATTCTTCAGAGacatatcaacaaattgataTGCTTAAAAAGATACATTGGAGACAAACAGGAAAATCTGAACTCAAACTAGGAATTAGCTAATATTAAAGCTATTATTACTTTTGCTAGGTGTtataatggtattgtggttacaTTTATTAGAGAGTCCGAATCTGCTAAGAGATATATTGAAGGATTTATGAACAAAATTATGTCTGTAATtggctttaaaatatttggaagggGGAATAAGATTAGTGTTCATTATACTACTCTTCacatttgtgtatatttgaaattttccaataaaatgtaatataaaaggAGTGTCCCGTTTCTACGAACTTGGTTGGTCTGACACAAATCTATAATTAGAACAATACTTAGcttcaaaggaaattaaattctTAGGTGGGAATAATTAGCCTTTCATTTATCTGCTTTCTTAGTATGGATGTAACAGTGCAAAGGGGTGATATCTGGGAAGCAGGACCCATACTCACTTGGTAGAGACTGGGTCTATGGTTAAAACCCATCCTTTATACTCCTTCTCACTGGCTGTCACTCTGACTTCTTTGTAAGTGTAATCTTGCCATTCTAAGGGGcctttcttcatccattcattcatggtTGCCAGCTGGCTAGATCTAAAACAACCACCAGTTCGGATTAATATATATGTTCCACCCAGGCAAATGTCTTACTCCAATCTCCATTCTAGAGGTAGAGGACACCTGCAATTTGCCTCAAGTTCCATATCAGAAAGACAGTTAAATTTTACTATTCAGTCTGAAAGCCACGGGGACATCGAGTTGCCGCGGGTCCCAGTCTGGGGTAACTTATCTGGCACACTCCTATTTCACCTCCCAATCCCATTCCAGATCGCCTTCACGCTGGCTTTGATCTCCAGTCTGCAGATGCTCAAATCCTTGAACTCTGCTCTCCTTCCATCAAAGGAGCTCACGCCACACGACTCttagccaaaaatgaaaaagaaaactcctCTGATATCCACCCACTCCCTCTCTGGCTCTGTGTCTCCGCTGGATCCCGCCAGGGAGAGGCCCCCGGATCTGTGACActtttcatcttaaaatttgtttggaggaTGCGTAAACGAAGGGGCAGCAGCTAAGGCTCTAGAGCTGATGCCCTGGCGTAACCCGAAGCCGCATGATACTTTGAGCTGTACTCAAGCCAGGTAATACTTAACGTGTAATCctgacaaatgagaaaaataccaGTTAAATCTCCTAGCACCGCCAGGTCCTCAGCAGCCGCGTTGGAAGGAAGGAGTCTCTTGAGCCGAGCCTGCCGGAGTCCAGCGTGCTTTGCGCCGTGTCGTCACTTCCTTCCCCCAGAATTCTCTGTTTTGTAGTCCGTGGCGTTGGTCACACCTCGAGGTCGGAGAGTCCCGAGGCCTGGGGTGATGAAATTGGGGTTCAGGGTGTGGAGCGGGGCTAAGAtttttttgtaataataataatatttcttgTTCGCCAGGGTCCGCCTTTCACTGCCACATTGGacatttcaagataaaaattttaagagggaagtttcgtGCCACCTCTTCCTTGAGAGTGGAAGTGTAATTCCACTTTTGCCATGAACCTTCCAGGTAAATCCTAAAGCTCTAGAAGTGTGAGGTGACAGTGCCTTGGAGAAGAGCCACAGAAccaatgtatttcttctttggcctGTGTAAGGCAATTGAGATGCCTACTCTTTTGGGATGTGCCTTTGGTACAGTCCTGAGGGTGTGTAGGAGCTGGAAAGAAAAGCGTAGGATTGGGTTGAAAAAACGCAGGAGTGGAAAAGTGCAAGAGACTCGCTTCCACCACAGATTTCTGGTCACTGGGAGTACTTTGTTGGCTTCTGGCATGGTCCAGAATTTTTTCCGGACTATGATCCTGAAAAATGGTACAAGGTGGTAAATGTTGATTGAATTCCTGCAAATGTGAACACCAAGGGAGATTTACAAAAACTGAGTTAGAGGACTGTCAAACCATGGTAGAGAAAACACCGACAGTTAATCCACTTTCCCCTTGCTACTTGGGATTTGAGTTGCATTATAATCCTtgaagtttttgtttcttaatgtcATCGTTTCAAATAATCCTTCCCCAAACCTTCACTCATTGAATGATTGGCTTATGATATTAATGTGGCTTTCATAGATTAGATTTTGACATCTAATCTACAAAATCTAATTTATCAGTTAAAGTCCTCTATAGATCTACAAAGAGCTAATATAAATAGCAGTTATCATTCTTATGGTACTGTGAAGTAAAACATTTGAACTCATAAAAATtcagtctagggcttccctggtggcacagtggttgagagtccgcctgccgatgcaggggacgtgggtttgtgccccagtcaaggaagatcccacatgccgcggagcggctgggcccgtgagccatggccgctgagcctgcgcgtccggagcctgtgctctgcaacgggagaggccacaacagtgaggggcccgcgtactgcaaaaaaccaaaacaaaacaaaacaaaaaaacccaacaaacacaTACCCCTTGGACTTGATTTATAGGCAATGAGAAACACCCACAAAAAATTCTGTGTCTATGGGACACAGAACCTGATCAAGGGAGTTGTGGGTTGGATTGAAGAACAGTGGACAGGGGGTTTTAGCAACACTGGTTTCAATTTGGTTAAATCCTGTAGTGTCCTGGCTCCTGCATACCACTGACTGTGCTCTTACCAGCTGTATGATTTTGAAAGTCATTTGCCTTcttaaatttcagtttc is a window encoding:
- the GEMIN6 gene encoding gem-associated protein 6; translated protein: MNEWMKKGPLEWQDYTYKEVRVTASEKEYKGWVLTIDPVSTNIVLVNFLEDGSMSVTGIMGHAVQTVEILNEGDHSVREKLMDLFMSGDCKAYSPEDLEKRKNSLKKWLEKNHIPITEEGDSRRTLCVAGVLTIDPPYGPENCNSSNEIILSRVQDLIQGHLAASQ